One window of the Diospyros lotus cultivar Yz01 chromosome 12, ASM1463336v1, whole genome shotgun sequence genome contains the following:
- the LOC127814044 gene encoding F-box/kelch-repeat protein SKIP25-like produces MACPATAAASSSSSSSSSSELPIKRRKSALSSSELPTKRRQSALNRQTLLPGLPDDVAQLCLSPLHPSLLYSVCRSWRRLIYSPSFPSFLSLYALFLPSQSQTHLPDSIHFISFDPISSSWHPLPPPPTDPPLRPILRHPSFLSRNLPVQSLSISGKLVLLAATADPFLPALPRPLVFNPLCQKWAFGPPLDSPRRWCAAGASGGAVYVASGIGTHYNSDVARSVEKWDLRNNRPRNNRRNAANRWFELGWKWEKMGALSHEKFCRDAIDAVGWRGKLCMVNVKGDAAKEGVVYDVDGDAWAKMPEGMVGGWRGPAAAMDEETLYVVDESKGVLRKYDSDNDRWEEVLEAEERLRGAKQMAAAGGRVCVVCEGGSGIVVVDVAASPARLWVVDTPEGLEAVAVHILPRMSH; encoded by the coding sequence ATGGCTTGCCCCGCCACCGCCgccgcttcttcttcttcttcttcttcttcttcttcagaatTACCCATCAAGCGCCGGAAATCAGCTCTTTCTTCTTCAGAATTACCCACCAAGCGCCGGCAATCAGCTCTGAACAGGCAGACTCTGTTGCCGGGGCTTCCCGACGACGTGGCCCAGCTCTGCCTCTCCCCCCTCCACCCCTCCCTTCTCTACTCCGTCTGCCGTTCATGGCGCCGCCTCATCTACTCCCCCTCCTtcccttctttcctttctctctacGCCCTCTTCTTGCCCTCCCAATCCCAAACCCACCTTCCCGATTCCATCCATTTCATTTCCTTCGATCCGATCTCTTCCTCGTGGCACCCCCTCCCTCCGCCGCCAACTGACCCGCCTCTCCGCCCTATCCTCCGCCACCCCTCCTTCCTCTCCCGGAATCTCCCCGTCCAATCCCTTTCCATCTCCGGAAAACTCGTCCTGCTGGCCGCCACTGCCGACCCATTCCTCCCCGCCCTCCCTCGTCCCCTCGTCTTCAACCCGCTCTGCCAGAAATGGGCGTTCGGCCCTCCGCTCGATTCTCCCCGCCGCTGGTGCGCCGCGGGTGCGTCGGGCGGCGCCGTCTACGTAGCCAGCGGGATTGGGACCCATTACAACTCCGACGTCGCTCGCTCCGTTGAGAAGTGGGACCTCCGGAACAATCGCCCGAGAAACAACCGAAGAAACGCTGCAAATAGATGGTTTGAATTGGGATGGAAGTGGGAGAAGATGGGAGCGCTGAGTCACGAAAAGTTCTGCAGAGACGCGATCGATGCGGTCGGGTGGAGAGGGAAGCTCTGTATGGTGAACGTGAAAGGCGACGCGGCGAAGGAAGGCGTCGTCTACGACGTGGATGGCGACGCGTGGGCGAAGATGCCGGAGGGGATGGTCGGCGGGTGGCGAGGGCCGGCGGCGGCCATGGACGAGGAGACGCTGTATGTGGTGGACGAGTCCAAGGGGGTGTTGAGGAAATACGATTCGGACAATGATCGGTGGGAGGAGGTGCTGGAGGCGGAGGAGAGGCTGAGAGGGGCGAAGCAGATGGCGGCGGCGGGAGGCAGGGTGTGCGTGGTGTGCGAGGGGGGGAGTGGGATAGTGGTGGTGGACGTGGCGGCGTCTCCGGCGAGGTTGTGGGTGGTGGATACGCCGGAGGGGCTGGAAGCCGTGGCCGTGCATATATTGCCGAGGATGAGCCATTAA